The Impatiens glandulifera chromosome 3, dImpGla2.1, whole genome shotgun sequence genome contains a region encoding:
- the LOC124932479 gene encoding auxin-responsive protein SAUR50-like yields MGMKNKTMLKQIVKRCSSLRIKKQEEDEEEEECLQLPDDVPKGHFAVYVGENRSRHIIPISFLSYPQFQSLLHQAEEEFGFNYLDNGITIPCQEHVFQALTNSLISSHHLHTTNS; encoded by the coding sequence ATGGGGATGAAGAACAAGACAATGTTGAAGCAGATTGTGAAGAGATGTTCGAGTCTGAGAATTAAGAAgcaggaagaagatgaagaagaagaagaatgtctGCAACTTCCCGATGACGTACCAAAAGGTCATTTCGCTGTTTATGTTGGAGAGAATCGAAGCAGACACAtaatccccatctccttcttgTCTTATCCACAGTTTCAGTCTCTTCTCCATCAAGCAGAGGAAGAATTTGGCTTTAATTATCTCGACAATGGCATCACCATTCCCTGTCAAGAACATGTCTTTCAGGCCCTAACTAATTCACTCATCTCATCCCACCACCTGCATACAACAAATTCATGa
- the LOC124932389 gene encoding auxin-responsive protein SAUR50-like, with product MSACSKIRHIVRLRQMLRRWRKKAALASRCRLPSDVPAGHVAVCVGTNGRRFVVRAAYLNHPIFTRLLVLAEEEYGFNNSGPLTIPCDEALFEEILWHLNRSDSSKSTRFLNLEEFQTQCHVGVRSNVDIWPECRPLLHSCKNESFW from the coding sequence ATGTCGGCCTGCAGCAAGATACGTCACATTGTCAGACTCCGCCAGATGCTCCGCCGTTGGAGAAAGAAAGCAGCTTTAGCCTCCCGTTGCCGCCTCCCGTCCGATGTTCCGGCTGGCCACGTCGCTGTCTGTGTGGGTACCAACGGCCGTCGATTTGTTGTCCGGGCGGCTTACCTGAACCATCCCATCTTCACTAGACTACTGGTTCTTGCTGAAGAAGAGTACGGTTTCAATAACTCCGGTCCGTTGACGATCCCCTGCGACGAAGCACTATTTGAGGAGATCCTCTGGCACTTGAACCGGTCCGATTCTAGCAAATCAACCCGGTTCTTGAATCTTGAGGAGTTTCAAACGCAATGCCACGTGGGTGTTCGGAGTAACGTCGATATATGGCCGGAATGTCGGCCGTTACTCCATAGCTGCAAGAACGAATCTTTTTGGTGA
- the LOC124928803 gene encoding filament-like plant protein 4 — protein sequence MDRRSWPWKKRSDKSGTEKAVAVLEAAAGALSSTGSQSEQDNYKKPNYVQISIESYSHLTGLEEQVKTYEEQVNGYEDQVKSLEETITELDEKLSEVQSEITTKETLVKQHAKVADEAVSGWEKAEAEALALKNHLESVTLLKLTAEDRASHLDGALKECMRQIRSLKEDHEEELQDVVHAHTKQLDKIRTEFESKVSYLDQELLKSEAENGAISRSLQERSNMLMKISEQKSRADAEIQLLKSNIEIFEKDINSLKYELHVTTKELEIRNEEKNMSARSAEVANKQHLEGVKKIAKLEAECQRLRGLVKKKLPGPAALAQMKLEVESLGGRDYGETRLKKSPVKPSSPHPSHTSEFSFDSIQKFQKENDFLTERLFTMEEETKMLKEALATRNSELQGTRNMCAKTLAKLQLLESQQQSPSKSYLRTSYEGSLGQNVSSPPSIASMSEDDNDAALLVSELSHLKKEKTVEKPNKVENSKHLELMDDFLEMEKLANGDLADSNVSSNITSEVKNQDAHERLSEASSKSGEDLSPLVKLQSEISKLIESTVKDAEIEKALDSIKHLVEETRGSMHDTAAAAEEISSVSDKGCVITEETVSAISQIHEFVLVLGKEAMSVQGRSSDGADGLSKKIDEFSYTYDKVINCKSSLIDFLIDLSHVLLKASSNLQVNVLGYKDNEVESIVSDYIDKVALPENKPVQEYPNGSGDFSSDSTSDPDVPHEGSFVPTSESKALPWKCSFEEFEQLKLEKEKLFVELERCTQNLETTKNQLHEVEQILAEVKSQLSSAQKTNGLAETQLKCMAESYNSLEKRGEELQTEVNLLQTKIENIDMELQEEKRNHQDALAMCKDLQDELQRMENSAAEAESNNQQEKELAAAAEKLVECQENIFLLGKQLKAMRPPQTEYVGWPFQDKNEKQEEGGESVQHEMDPSVIIESGSIDETWHSDAETTTPTIRSPKHSGNKSGTPTPEKHSRGFSRFFSSSGSNSKGGKSGE from the exons ATGGATCGGCGGAGTTGGCCTTGGAAGAAGAGGTCAGACAAATCTGGAACTGAGAAAGCAGTTGCTGTGTTAGAGGCGGCCGCCGGTGCTTTGTCATCAACTGGTTCTCAGAGCGAACAG GATAACTATAAGAAGCCAAACTACGTTCAAATTTCTATTGAATCCTATTCACATCTAACTGGATTGGAGGAACAAGTAAAGACATACGAGGAGCAAGTAAATGGATACGAGGATCAAGTAAAGAGTTTAGAAGAAACTATAACCGAACTAGATGAGAAATTATCCGAAGTTCAATCAGAGATAACTACAAAGGAAACCCTAGTGAAACAACATGCCAAAGTTGCAGACGAAGCTGTTTCAG GTTGGGAGAAAGCAGAGGCAGAGGCTTTGGCTCTGAAAAACCACCTAGAATCTGTTACATTACTCAAACTTACAGCTGAAGATCGAGCATCACATTTGGACGGTGCACTCAAGGAATGTATGAGGCAGATTCGTAGCTTGAAGGAAGATCATGAAGAGGAATTGCAAGATGTAGTTCATGCCCACACAAAGCAATTGGATAAAATAAGAACCGAATTCGAATCAAAAGTATCTTACTTGGATCAAGAACTTCTCAAATCAGAAGCAGAGAATGGGGCAATTTCAAGGTCATTACAGGAACGTTCCAACATGTTAATGAAAATAAGTGAACAAAAGTCTCGGGCAGATGCAGAAATCCAATTACTGAAGAGCAATATCGAAATATTCGAGAAAGATATAAACTCGCTGAAATACGAGCTCCATGTTACTACCAAAGAGCTTGAAATTCGTAACGAGGAAAAGAATATGAGTGCAAGATCTGCAGAAGTGGCAAACAAACAGCATCTAGAAGGAGTCAAGAAAATAGCTAAGCTAGAAGCAGAATGCCAAAGGCTACGTGGTCTTGTGAAGAAGAAGTTGCCTGGTCCTGCAGCACTGGCTCAAATGAAGttagaagttgagagtttgggaGGAAGGGATTATGGAGAAACTAGACTTAAGAAGTCTCCAGTCAAGCCGTCTAGTCCACATCCATCTCACACGTCTGAATTTTCATTTGACAGCATTCAAAAGTTTCAAAAGGAGAATGACTTTCTCACTGAAAGACTATTCACAATGGAAGAAGAAACAAAGATGCTGAAAGAAGCTCTAGCTACCCGCAATAGTGAGTTGCAGGGTACACGAAATATGTGCGCTAAGACATTAGCCAAGCTCCAGTTGTTAGAATCCCAACAGCAAAGTCCCTCAAAATCTTATCTTCGGACTTCATATGAAGGGTCCCTTGGTCAAAATGTCAGCAGTCCACCAAGCATTGCATCAATGTCTGAAGATGATAATGATGCTGCACTGCTGGTCTCCGAACTCTCTCATTTGAAAAAGGAAAAGACTGTTGAGAAACCTAACAAGGTCGAAAACAGTAAACACTTGGAACTAATGGATGATTTTCTGGAGATGGAGAAACTCGCAAATGGAGACCTTGCAGATTCGAATGTTTCAAGCAATATAACATCTGAAGTCAAAAATCAAGATGCACATGAAAGGTTGTCAGAAGCCTCTTCAAAATCTGGTGAAGATCTGTCTCCCTTGGTGAAGCTCCAATCAGAAATATCCAAGCTGATCGAGTCGACAGTGAAAGATGCTGAGATAGAAAAAGCTCTGGATAGCATTAAGCATCTTGTAGAGGAAACACGAGGTAGCATGCACGATACAGCAGCAGCAGCCGAAGAAATCTCTTCAGTGAGCGACAAGGGTTGTGTAATAACTGAAGAAACAGTATCTGCAATTTCTCAGATTCATGAATTTGTGTTGGTTCTGGGGAAGGAAGCCATGTCTGTTCAGGGAAGATCATCTGATGGTGCCGATGGATTGAGCAAAAAAATTGATGAATTCTCTTACACCTACGATAAGGTTATTAACTGTAAATCAAGcttgattgattttttaattgacCTATCACATGTTCTGCTGAAGGCTAGCAGCAACCTTCAAGTTAATGTCCTTGGTTACAAAGACAATGAAGTGGAATCAATTGTTTCCGATTACATAGACAAGGTTGCATTACCCGAAAACAAGCCTGTTCAAGAATACCCCAACGGAAGTGGTGACTTTTCTTCTGACTCGACATCTGACCCCGATGTTCCCCACGAAGGAAGCTTTGTTCCAACCTCTGAATCAAAGGCTTTGCCATGGAAATGCTCGTTTGAGGAGTTTGAACAGTTGAAACTCGAAAAGGAGAAACTGTTTGTCGAACTAGAGAGATGTACTCAAAATCTAGAAACCACGAAAAACCAGTTACACGAAGTGGAACAGATTCTGGCGGAAGTTAAATCTCAATTATCATCTGCTCAGAAAACGAATGGATTGGCCGAGACACAACTGAAATGTATGGCAGAGTCTTACAATTCACTTGAGAAACGTGGGGAGGAGTTACAGACGGAGGTGAACCTTTTACAAACGAAGATAGAGAATATAGATATGGAGCTTCAAGAGGAAAAGAGAAATCATCAGGATGCATTGGCCATGTGCAAAGACCTTCAGGATGAATTACAgag gATGGAGAATTCTGCAGCTGAAGCTGAAAGCAATAATCAACAG GAAAAAGAGTTGGCTGCAGCAGCGGAGAAGTTGGTAGAATGTCAAGAAAACATATTTCTACTGGGAAAGCAACTGAAAGCAATGCGTCCCCCACAAACTGAATATGTTGGCTGGCCATTTcaagataaaaatgaaaaacaagaaGAAGGGGGGGAGTCAGTGCAACATGAGATGGACCCGTCCGTTATTATAGAGAGTGGAAGCATAGACGAAACATGGCATTCAGATGCCGAAACAACCACACCTACTATCAGGTCACCCAAACATTCGGGTAACAAGTCTGGTACGCCAACCCCCGAGAAGCATTCTCGAGGGTTCAGCAGATTCTTTTCCAGCTCCGGCTCCAATTCGAAAGGTGGTAAGAGTggtgaatga